GACCTCGCCAGCCACCGCCGCTGTAATCAGGCCACGGCGTATCAGGGCAACCGGCAGGTAAGCATGATCGGAGCCGATATCGGCCAGCCGTGCGCCGAGCGGCACGTGGGCGGCGACCCGTTCAAGGCGCATGGACAATGTCTGTTGGTTCAACGGCGACCCCTGTTCACCCAGTGGTGGAAAAAGGGGTGCGACTCTGGCGAGCAACGCGGGCGCTGTCAAATAGCGCCGATGGAGTCCCTCGATCCATCGGCAGCACAGCGCTGCCGATGGCTGCTTGCGCTTAGCGGGCGAGGGTTGCGTTGTCGATGACGAAGCGGTATTTCACGTCGCCCTTGAGCATGCGTTCGTAGGACTCATTGATCTGATCGGCACGGATCAGTTCGATGTCGGACACGATGCCGTGCTCGGCGCAGAAATCCAGCATTTCCTGGGTTTCAGGGATGCCGCCGATCATCGAACCGGCGATGGTGCGACGTTTCATGATCAGGTTGAACACGTTCGGTGATGGGTGCGGCGAGGCGGGCGCGCCGACCAGGGTCAAGGCGCCGTCGCGCTTGAGCAGGACGAGGAAGGCGTCGAGATCGTGCGGCGCGGCGACGGTATTGAGGATCATGTCGAAGCTCTTGGCATGTGCCGCCATTTCTTCGGCATTGCGCGACACCACCACTTCGTCTGCGCCCAGCGCCTTGGCCGCTTCGCGCTTGGATTCGGAGGTGGTGAAGGCGACGACATGGGCGCCCATGGCGTGGGCCAGTTTGATGCCCATGTGACCAAGGCCACCGATGCCGACCACGCCGACTTTCTTGCCGGGGCCGGCGTTCCACTGACGCAGCGGCGAGTACGTGGTGATGCCGGCGCAGAGTAGCGGCGCGACGGCGGCCAGTTGCGCCTCGGGATGACGGATGCGCAATACATAGCGCTCATGCACGACGATGTTTTGCGAGTAACCGCCGAGGGTCCAGCCCGGTGCGTCCGGGGTCGGGAAGTTGTAAGTGCCGATCATGCCGTCGCAGTAGTTTTCCAGACCGGACTCGCAGTCAGCGCAGTGTTTGCAGCTGTCGACAATGCAACCGACACCGACCAGATCGCCGACCTTGTAATCTTTGACATGATCGCCGACCGCCGAGACGCGGCCGACGATTTCGTGGCCGGGCACGCAGGGGAATTGCGTGCCAGCCCACTCCGCGCGCACCTGGTGCAGGTCGGAATGGCAAATGCCGCAGAAGGCGATATCGATCTGCACGTCATGCGCCGCCGGGGCGCGACGGTTGATCTGCATGGGCTCAAGGGGTTTGTCGCCAGCGTGGGCGCCGTAGGCTTGTACAAGCATGTGAGCATCCTCCATGGGGTAGTCGGACGCCCATTGTTGCGCTTGGGTCCGAGGGCGAAGTAGTGCATTTCTGTGAAATGCTTGCCTGATTCTGCCGCTGATTGCAGAACCAAAAGGCAGCCGTATTGCGCCGGCTGCCTTTCAGGGCTCAACGCGGATTGGGCTGATCGTCCATCTCGGCGTTATCGGTTTCCTGACGTACACGCTCGGGATCCAGCCCGGTATCGTCATCATCCAGCGGGATTTCGCCTTCGTTGTCGGGCAGTTCGTCGATGCCGCGCTCCTTCATCGGATCGACCTCGGTACGCCCCGGACTCAGCGGGTCGGGCCTGGTTGGGAGCGGATCGTCACCTTGCTTGCCTTGGTCGTTGTTCATCTCACACCTCGCTATAGCCGTTTTCTACGGCGTGTGCAGGTTGGAGGTGTGGGCGATTTTCGCCGTTCGATTTTTTTGCCTGCCTTCGGTCGCCTCGCAAAAAAGCGGAATTTCTCCGACGCGTGCGGCTCCATACACCAACAAGCCAGAGGCGAGGAGGCAATGATGAGCAGCTCATTCAAGGTCGGTGACGCGGTGCGCTGGAATTCCGAGGCCGGCGAGATTCACGGCAAAGTGGTCAAGGTGCACACCCGAGATATCGAGTTCATGGGCCGCCACCGCCCGGCCTCGAAAGATGCGCCGCAGTACGAGGTCAAGAGCGACAAGACCGGCCACTTGGCCATGCATCACGGCGACGCGCTGAGGCACGCTTAAAAACGTCCCAGTCGGTAGGGCTCGATGTCCGGCAACGACACGGTGGCGCCTGAGATCATCTGCCCGATCATCTCCGCTGTGACCGCCGCCTGGGTCAGCCCCAGATGTTGGTGACCGAAAGCAAGCAACACCTTGCCATCGCAGACCTGATCGATTACTGGCAGCGAATCCGGCAGCGACGGGCGAAAGCCCATCCACGGTG
This genomic interval from Pseudomonas koreensis contains the following:
- a CDS encoding NAD(P)-dependent alcohol dehydrogenase, with product MLVQAYGAHAGDKPLEPMQINRRAPAAHDVQIDIAFCGICHSDLHQVRAEWAGTQFPCVPGHEIVGRVSAVGDHVKDYKVGDLVGVGCIVDSCKHCADCESGLENYCDGMIGTYNFPTPDAPGWTLGGYSQNIVVHERYVLRIRHPEAQLAAVAPLLCAGITTYSPLRQWNAGPGKKVGVVGIGGLGHMGIKLAHAMGAHVVAFTTSESKREAAKALGADEVVVSRNAEEMAAHAKSFDMILNTVAAPHDLDAFLVLLKRDGALTLVGAPASPHPSPNVFNLIMKRRTIAGSMIGGIPETQEMLDFCAEHGIVSDIELIRADQINESYERMLKGDVKYRFVIDNATLAR
- a CDS encoding DUF2945 domain-containing protein, with protein sequence MSSSFKVGDAVRWNSEAGEIHGKVVKVHTRDIEFMGRHRPASKDAPQYEVKSDKTGHLAMHHGDALRHA